The window CGCGTCGCCCGCACTGCCGAGGAACGCGGCCAGGACACGCACGGCTTCCTGCCGGACGGCCGGCGAGAGGTCCTGGGCGATCACCTCGATGAGCGCCCTCCTGACGGTGGCGTCGGGGGGGGCGTCCT of the Actinomycetota bacterium genome contains:
- a CDS encoding sister chromatid cohesion protein PDS5, whose protein sequence is VRVVAVFELRGRPEATEALLEALADQSPQVRREAVKALEDAPPDATVRRALIEVIAQDLSPAVRQEAVRVLAAFLGSAGDAGAA